A single window of Malus sylvestris chromosome 5, drMalSylv7.2, whole genome shotgun sequence DNA harbors:
- the LOC126623116 gene encoding uncharacterized protein LOC126623116, with product MSLKQEIRGLKHENKQLHRLAHDYATNMKRKLDQMKETDGQVLLDHQRFVGLFQRHLLPSSSGAVPRNEAPNDQSLMPPPSRVLSSTEAPNDPPPVPSLSGALPTAETSPKQPL from the exons atgagtctcaaacaggagattagagggctcaagcatgagaataaacagttgcaccggctcgcacatgactatgctacaaacatgaagaggaagcttgaccagatgaaggaaactgatggtcag gttttacttgatcatcagagatttgtgggtctgttccaaaggcatttattgccttcgtcttctggggctgtaccgcgtaatgaagctccaaatgatcaatctctgatgcctcctccttctagggttttgtccagtactgaggctccaaatgatccccctccggtgccttctctttctggggctctaccgactgctgagacttctcctaagcaacctttgtga